GCGCCGGAGGTGCCTCCCACAGAAACACGTTGTGATCAACGGGTTCCGAGTGATCTGCTCTGACCAACGACCTACCCGCGACAGTGCGGGGAACGTCTGCGGAAGGAGCAGAATCGGCATGAGTGACAAAGACCGTCACGTCGTACCCAACCCCGAAGGCGGTTGGGATGTGAAGAAGCCGGGCGCGAGCCGGGCAAGTGCTCACACTCGGACCCAGGCGGAGGCTACGACACGGGCTCGCGGCATCACCGCGAACACCGGCG
This window of the Amycolatopsis balhimycina FH 1894 genome carries:
- a CDS encoding DUF2188 domain-containing protein, translating into MSDKDRHVVPNPEGGWDVKKPGASRASAHTRTQAEATTRARGITANTGGETVVHGRDGQIRQKDTSPKGHDPNPPRDKH